The Xyrauchen texanus isolate HMW12.3.18 chromosome 17, RBS_HiC_50CHRs, whole genome shotgun sequence DNA window GGCAGATGCAATTTGCAGAGTAAAccgcaacaaaaagcatcttctttgcactaagtggaAATGGTGTTAGATGCTATTAGCACCCCAgtggtaaccatgttttttctaCAGTAACAATAGCATCACcattatattttaaagtaaaatcattgcaaacacaaaaataatcatgGTTATCAtcttaacaccatattactgtagatAGATGATGGttcattgcattaaaactatggcttccgaCAAAAAACAAAgttactataataaaaccatagttaatttgaccttaattcattttttttgtattattatagtaaggtaacaatgttcatttacttttaaattgtatcatatattgattaaacattttagcaTGTACAGGATGATGATGCATCATCCAAGATATTATCAAGGGAAATGAATACAAAACGTGCTAATTTTGTTGCCATAgcacaacatttttaattatgaaaaGGGGCCATCTTACCCCACTACAGACAAGAAGCACCCCAGGGTAAACTTGTCCGAGGTGTCATCCGATTTTTATACCATGTATAAAATACATCTGATGTCATTCttagtaatatattttttaaattttatgtaaaatataaaatcaaatattttatgtaattgtttattttcacAATTGAGTTGAATAATACCCCAAGGGTCTAACTTTAACTTGTCACTACAAAATAAGAACATGTTTTACTCAAAGTCTATATACATGACTGTGTCCTCAGATCCCCCATCCCCCAAACTTTTAATATCCAACATAATAGAATGTCACAGATCACTGTTTTCCAGTgttgaaaaatgtaataatttaaccTGAAAACAGTTTGGATGGTATAAATCTCACAAATGTTTATATTCAGATGAAATATCAAGATTAAGAGGAGCACAGATGTTCAATATAGGTGCTGAGATGAGATTTAGTGCCATCTATGGTCAAGAGAAAAAGttggggggagggggaggggccTTCTCACATCTTACCctaatattaaagaaaatattaagagatgagacaggaaacaggatatGAAAAAGTGAGATAAAAGGGGGAATCGAAAATACACATCCACACCTTCTCTATACACTATGCTATTGCAGCATCACTTGggggtgcagtttgtcttcaatCGCTGTGTTTCCACCAGAATATTTGAGTGCAAACAGCCATGTTGTGCAGCAGGTGCTATTTCCACCTAAAGCAAAACAGTCACTCCACctaaaatgactgagtgcacttttaagaaatttcagacattttcagatcCATAATAAGTCCAGTGGAGTGAATATTCTGTGTGCATTATAGAAAAAGGCCAAGAGATAATTTCAGTCTATACTGTAACTGGAGTCCTAGTCATGTGACTCTTCCTTAACTACATTAAAGACTGGTCACTGGAATATATGAATCACACACTGAATATCTATAAATGTGGCATGAATCACAGCACTCATGTCTGATCTTTTATTGCCAGTTCTGGTTAAACATCAACAGTCTCTCAATGTATGTGTGTTCTCTATATGTATTTTTTGCTATTCTGCTATTTATGCCAGTATGAATTAAACACACAGATAAACTCATTGTCTCAATTTCTCCATCTCACCCTGGTACGGAAATACCCCCAGAGCGGAAAATTGCCACTAGTTTCCAAGTGACCCGCCTAAACAGCAGGAAACAGACGTTTGAACAATACTGAAGTGAGatgataaaaaaaagagaaaaagagttCAACACCTGcaagtttaaatatttgtttttgtcacTCATTTTGTATGACCAAAAAGTGTTTGAGCTTGCTAGTATTGCCAGATAAGGGTAAGCGTACCCAGCaggacacttaaaggaatagttgtgTACAGTTCTGTAAATGAATAGTAACTCATGCAGGGCCGCATTAAGGAACCACGGGGCTCTGGGGcttaccaaagtctttctagcaagtcagtccactgtcggccatctttggaacattctcgGGAGGCTAATTCTAGTCATTCCAGTGCAGCTTCtatttgaatggagaaagaccaaaatctcaaaaattgtcaagattacaatcaaagaacatatttcaaattaacaataaaatgtaacaatactggaatcataaattgtgattctttacctcatattacacaaaaaaacaaaattttcccggtttgtatagctaatgcgagTGCACATTCTAAAGTTGATTGACGGATTATGTCTGTATATTACACCCCGTAAGTCAGTccggtggcacccggcctgaattgggtgggggaggagtgtgaccaTGAGGGTGCACGGCCTGTGCTGAATCAtatgatcagcaggagagcgagataaagtgGAGgcggagacaccagttcgagagagagagacacacgcagtcacattgtatgtgtgtctgtgtttgtttatgtttgttttaagttaagtttgacattaaaatgttatgtttactattcagctggttcctgcctccgcCTTGCCCGACCTTTACCTGTTACAATTACCTGTCGTCTTTAGCGTAGATGTCGTCTCTGACAATATTGCTGAGCAATGAAATAACAATGGATTGCATTCAgctgtatatttaaatatgtcctcTAAAACAAGTGTAAAAGGtgtatacaaacacactgtgACGCGCCATGCATTTGAGGTAGTTGTGTGAAACAACCACATAGACAGTAACCCATTTGGCTCTCAGGTCAGTGGAAAAGTGCAGCCAGGTTAAAAAGGCTCAAGATTGACCTGGCCGTGAACTAACAGTGCACAGTCTCGGCATGAGAACCATTGCAATTTCGGTGAAAAGGGGCTATCAGACCATGCGCTACATGGACTGTTATCTCTGTTGTGCACCATCTCCGCATTTACATTACCGACTCTCGCTGCGTGCGTTAACATGCGCATGCTCCCGCGAACGTTGATTGGAGAGAATAGTGTGATGGATGCCGCAGCTGGGCCCTTCTTAAGGAGTTGGGAGTTCCCCTTCATCCTGGGGTTTCAGCCCATGTAAGCCCCTGCATTAATGTGGCCCTGGCAACATTATGTCATGATATTTGGTCACGAGCCACGATGGGAACCAATGAGGTTGGATGTTATCAATATGGCTGCCATGTTGGAAGTGCTTTTTAATATGATTTGATCGATTTGAGCGTCGACTTCAGATTTGTTCTGTTCATCTCACAAGGTAATTGTATTGTTTCAAAAGAATTGGACTGTAGTGCATGAGTATTATTTATTACGTTTACTGTGGTTTTatagtttgtttgtattttgtcctTTTCCAAACTTTGCAGACCAGAGTCTCTATTCACTTAAATATTAGTAAATAATCTATgtgaaaactttttaaaaatgcacCTTTTTTCACAGAAGGAAGAAATCTATAATTCTGAAATCatgacatgaaataaaaatatccTGGCTGTTAGATTAAAAGGTTATGCAGTTTGAATTACACTCATTGTAAAAATGGatgtgcatacagtatatatactgtaaagaCTCTAGACAGTAGGTCGATTTTTGCAGCAGTGCTATTGTTATTCATGCTTCTCTATTTTTCACAACTGTACAACCCCAGATACAGCTGCTCCAGAAATGTCGAAATTTGAGAAAGAAAAACAAGCTCATGTGTCTCATTAAAGACAGAGAAAGATACTTGGTGACTCttatgtagagagagagagagagaatccccAGAGCGCTTCAGTGCGTCACTTGGGCGGTGCTTCTGGCTGTAGGGGTGTTTTCCACCTTTAAAATACTAGGAGCGTATCGAGAAACACTCGCGTCACACGCGCAGCATGAACTCCcgcaaaacactacacacacacacacacacacacacacacacacacacacacacacacactgtcatgaACACATCTCCATTTACCTGCTGAAGACTTCACACTGCTGCACGAGTTCAATCACAttctgaacatcatcatcatcatgcagTCATCTGCAGCAGAGGGTAAGTCAATGAAACGAAAAAATTTCCCAAAAGTTCCACTTAATTCTTTATCTTACAGATTTATAAGATTGATTGCACAGTTGCATAAACAACAAATTATTTGAATACAGTCCTTCCTGCTTGCCATTCTAATGTCAAACATAATTGTTGATATTATGTTTGTAGacataatgtatttttgtttcgCATAAAAGTTAATGTACAGTGGAGTCAAAAAGTCCTCATTGAAAgactgggatttttttttatttgtttctttaataaagagaaagatttagacaaatgtaaAGACTCAGCACTATTTATAGTTCTAATTTGTTTTGTTGATCATGTAAAATCCTTTGTACTGATGGTCAGCTTCGCActgcggtaaagttagttttacgttTGACATACGTTGGATATTCGGGTCCTAAAACATATTAGACTTCAAGACCACTTGACCTGAAGATGTCAAACCAACTGCAAATTAATCTGAATATTATTCCTTCTGTTGCACAAAGTTTTTCTTTGGTAATTTTTAAACAGAATATTTAATCTCCgtttttatatagaatatttggTCCCTTTAAATCTATTACACTTCAAAGACCTGTCAAAGATGTCAAAACAACTGCAATTACTCAGAATATTTTTCCCTCTGTTGAACAAGGCTTATTTCTTATCTCTATCATAAAGTTTTAGAAATGatcacgtttaaaaaaaaaaaaaaaagtataaaaaaattacattatttctcAGATGAGGCTGATTTCATTTGTGATAGTCTTCTATAGTGAGTGTCAGAAACAGCTGAAGAGATCAGAAGGTGAACTGCGAGCAGGATTCTGAATTATTTTATACAcagtaatctgtctgtctgtcggtcggtcggtcggtctgtcTGCCTGccaattttatctatctatctatctatctatctatctatctgtctgtctgtctgtctgtctgtctgtctgtctgtctgtccgtccgtccgtccgtccgtccgtccgtccgtccgcctgccaattttatctatctatatgtatgtctgactgtttgtctgtattttctatctatctatctatctatctgtctgtctgtctgtctgtctgtctgcctgcctgcctgccatttttatctatctatctgtctgtcatttttatctatctatctatctatctatctatctatctatctatctatctatctatctatctatctatctatctatctatctatctatctatatgtatgtctgactgtctgtctgttttatctatctatctgtctgtctgtctgtctgtctgtctgtctgtctgcctgcctgcctgccatttttatctatctatatgtctgtcatttttatctatctatctatctatctatctatctatctatctatctatctatctatctatctgtatgtctgactgtctgtctgttttatctatctatctatctatctatctatctatctatctatctatctatctatctatctatctatctatctgtctgtctgtctgtctgtctgtctgcctgccatttttatctatctatatgtctgtcatttttatctatctatctatctatctatctatctatctatctatctatctatctatctatctatctatctatctatctgtatgtctgactgtctgtctgttttatctatctatctgtctgtctgtctgtctgtctgtctgtctgtctgcctgcctgccagcctacctgcctgcctgccatttttatttatctatctgtctgtcatttttatctatctatctatctatctatctatctatctatctatctatctatctatctatctatctatctatctatctatctatctatctatctatctatctgtctgtctgcctgcctgcctgcctgcctgcctgcctgcaatttgtatctatctatatgtctgtctgttttgtctgtctgtctgtctgtctgcctgcctgcctgcctgcctgccatTGTTATCtctctatatgtatgtctgactgtctgtctctattttctatctatctatctatctatctatctatctatctatctatctgtctatctatctatctgtctgtctgtctgtctgtctgtctgtctgtctatctgtctgtctatctatctatctatctatctatctgtctgtctgtctgtctgtctgtctgtctgtctgtctgtttgtctgccatttttatctatctatatgtctgtctgttttatctatctgtctgtctgtctgtctgtctgcctgcctgcctgcctgccatTGTTATCtctctatatgtatgtctgactgtctgtctctattttcagtctatctatctatctatctatctatctatctgtctatctatctatctatctatctatctatctatctatctatctatctgtctgtctgtctgtcatttttatctatctatatgtctgtctgttttatctatctgtctgtctgtctgtctgtctgcctgcctgccatttttatctatctatatatctgtctgttttatctgtctatctatctatctatctatctatctatctatctatctatctatctatctatctatctatctatctatctgtctgtctgtctgtctgtctgtctgtctgtctgtctgtctgtctgtcttcagagttcaaatacatttcttttcAAGAGCTTGTTAATGCTGGTTAATGCTGCAGCTTTACAAATTTTACAAATATACTATTGAACCAGCACATTTAATTAAGTGTGTTAGGTTCATCCTACTTTTTCTGGAGGAAGTCTGTTATAAATGAATTTTACTTAGCTCTACCCACTCATTTTGTGATGCATGACAGTCCCTAATTTTATGTGTCCTGTTTGCATACTGTTGTGGTTTGCAAATATAGCACACGAGTCAAGGAggtctgtaacacacacacacacacacacacacacacacacacacacgtacattcaCTGATATGTATACTGCTCTGATCTCAGCTGCTAATGTTAAAATGCCATGTTTTGTATTGATTTCTTGTTAAATAAATTTCTTGATATAAATACAAAAGGACTATAATTATCTAAATTATCTATCTAAAGCCATGCTTCTTGGATATGCACAGAatattcactggcatcattcatctCCTGTGGTCCTTAATGTTCAAGAGACCTCTTGCCATACATTGTGTTAAGAGCCATTTCTGTTTGCTCAATTATGCCTTTCTCTAACGTGaaaaataatgtgcaaaataGACTGTAGCTCCATCAGGAAGTTTTTTATAGCATGTTAAGTTTAGCTGCTCTGAATTCTTCTGAAAACCATTTGAGTTATTGCTTGAGTCTACAGGATCAGTCTAATCAgtaaaatagtttgttgtgttCTATTATTTAGTTTGAGTCAGATCAAACATCCAAGAAGTGCTGGCAAATTTAAAGGGACACTGTACTAAACTtgatgcaaatattttttttttgcaaattaaaTCTGTATCCCAAAATTTTGCATGGAATTTATGGAAGTCCAGGCATTAACTTCACCTAGAGCCTTCATGTCAATACTCACTCCACTTAAGCTCTTGTCATGAATACAACAGAGATAGTTAACTGATAATTtacaaataatgaataaataaataataatattaaattcgATGCACTGTTGGGTCAAATAACAGACAATTTTTCCAAATCATGTTGATTTTCATCTTGGATTGGGGATCTTGGTGAATCTAGGGATAGTTAAAAGttttatacaattaaaataaaaattccatGGCTTATAGTTCATGTCTGTTAACTTGAAGCCATCTACAGTGTATGCCAGTGTACCCCTAAAtattgacaaaattaaatcttaaatacacatttaaaattaacAGACCAAAAATCTCACACACTGCATTCACTCATTGCACTCACTCATTGTGTCCAATCTGATGTTCAATAAAAGGCAACGTCCCTCCCACTAATACCACCTGCCTCTGACTACCTCTGGCAAGTAGCAATTCCTGTTCATTGCTGTTATgcaaactaaaggctattggttattttgataaaaaaaggcAATATTCCTGccctaaatgtatttaataagaaACAAGTAAACTCAGGAAAGAAAATGTctagttacggatgtaacctccattccctgatggagggaacgagacgttgtgtcgaataagcgacactaggggtaactcttgagcgccgaatatgcctctgatctatgaaaaaaggccaatgggaattaggcagacagtatttgcataccccaccccagacatacaggtataaaagcggagaaatacaTCAAgctcattcaggaattttctgaggagccggaaatgatccggccactacagtggcttggctcagcgacgtggccaggaggacacaacatcttgttccctccatcagggaacggaggttacatccgtaacctagacgttacccgtctgtcgctcacttcaacattgtgtcgaagaaacgacactaggggtccaaatCAAATCACGCCATCTTAATTCATGGACACTTTAAGGTTTGATATGAGCATTAATTTGTGTTATGTTGTAGTCATGCCATCAGAAGTGCCATAATATTCCTTTCTTTCTGTATTGCAGATGCTTTTCCCTGCTCTTCCATCATGAGCCTGTCTCTGCCTTTACCTGTGGAAAACCCTTGTTTGGCCACTCAATACCACAGTTTGCAGTTGAGTCCTGTGAGCGCTGTCGGCCAAAGGGAGGAGGCTGTGGCCTCTGATTACTATCTCTCCCATGTCGTCCAGTCGAATGGTGTGTTCCCTCTGGACAGCCCGCGCATCGAAATCACTTCTTACGGACATTAtccaaaggaggaggtgggatgGACGAGTGCTACTGATCCCACGGCCAAGCAAATCAACATAGTGACGACTCTGACCCTGCCCAGTGCCGATGCATATAGAGACCCGAACTACCTCAGCCCAGCCAGCAGCCTCTCATCTCGCAGCTGTAACTCGGATACCTCCTACGAATCGGGCTTCTACAACTATGACAACTCTCCCCAGAACTCACCCTGGCAGTCACCCTGTGTCTCACCCAAAGGGTCATTTTCTGTGTCCTCCTGCCCTCATGCAGCGGCCTTCATTGCTTCCCCTCGCCACTCGCCCAGTGAAGACGGCTGGACTGGGCCCCTGTTTGGTTCCAGGTCCAATTCTCCTTCCTGCAGTGTTGGAGGCCAAAGCAAGAGGAGGTACAGCTTCAGTAGTGGCCTCCCTGGGCCGATGTCATACTCGCCTAGCCAATCGCCTGTATCTTCCCCGCAAGGCTCTCCACAACCCATCATGTCAGAAGATAAATGGATAAGCAACACAAACCGTTACACCAACTCTGCCATTGTTGATGCAATCAATGCCCTGAGCACAGATGGCTCAGGTGACCTGGATAATGGGGTACCCTTGAAGTCTCGTAGGACCTGCCTGGAGCAGAACCCCACTTTGAGTCTTAAAGCAGAATCTGTGGAAGAAAACACAGGCCATGACGTCTACAGAAACAGCACCCATTGGTCCTTCAAACAGGAGAGTTACTGCTCTGACTATTTGGGTGTACCACAACACCCCTACACCTGGATCAAAGCCAAGTCCTGTGTCAAGTATGTGAGAGGGTTTTCAAACATGGAACTCAGTTCGGAGAATTTGCTAGGCAATAATTGCAATAACTGTGATTATGCTTCTCTAGAAGCCAGAACTCAGAGTTATATATCATGTTTAATAGCAAAATCCAGGTGAAGAACAAGAACAGTAGGGCtgtgtaaaaatatagattttcaggTTAATTGGCCTCTTCGTTTGAGCGATTGCGATGTCGATTTTTAAAATCCTTAGATAGATGTTTTACTTTTTACACAATGCAATTAAATCACTCGTTTTTGCGACCAAATTTCgcaactaaaaatgtctgttttgcccctggctggtaaatgttcagatttcactctccAATGATTGAGCAGTATACTGGCAAAGACGCTCAGCACCAAATGTTTCGTATACTGTGCGTCgaaagatgagatccacgcaatcaatttgtcattgaataatgtctcttttactaCCCTTTCTGTTCTGTACAGTCAGTTTTTGataaaaaacatagaaaatagaaACATTTGATTCTAATCACACCTAGCGCTGATTCAATCAAGAAGCCATTTGATTCCACTTTCATTAATATGcgctcaaccaaaacacttcttaGTTTTGGACTTTCTGAACTGCTGCTATTCTTATTGAGACTATGTTCTACATATTAATGGAAAtttttgtaaatagtacaaataataagcatgtaactatatatatatatatatatatagagagagagagagagagagagagagagagagagagagagaatacaagaAATTTcgagacatcatatttattgatggaatacatggaatttttacatttgtaaaaggtTCAAATGTAACCAAAGTGATGAAAAAACTAATGAGaacatttgttaatttatttataaataaaatgtttttatgacattaattgtgaattgtgaaTTAATTGTGAAAGAGTATTTCTTTCATATTTAAGGAACATTTACTTAATACAGATATATTCCTAAATGAATTAGAATCAAATCAAAATTGGAATTTAATCGAATCGAGAGCTCGTTAATCAAatcgaatctggaaatctgtatcaatacccagccctgcCAATCAGAGAATTCGGTTACCATTGAAATGGACATTCCATCAGAAGAGGACTGCA harbors:
- the LOC127657562 gene encoding nuclear factor of activated T-cells, cytoplasmic 1-like isoform X2 — protein: MQSSAAEDAFPCSSIMSLSLPLPVENPCLATQYHSLQLSPVSAVGQREEAVASDYYLSHVVQSNGVFPLDSPRIEITSYGHYPKEEVGWTSATDPTAKQINIVTTLTLPSADAYRDPNYLSPASSLSSRSCNSDTSYESGFYNYDNSPQNSPWQSPCVSPKGSFSVSSCPHAAAFIASPRHSPSEDGWTGPLFGSRSNSPSCSVGGQSKRRYSFSSGLPGPMSYSPSQSPVSSPQGSPQPIMSEDKWISNTNRYTNSAIVDAINALSTDGSGDLDNGVPLKSRRTCLEQNPTLSLKAESVEENTGHDVYRNSTHWSFKQESYCSDYLGVPQHPYTWIKAKSCVNLPALPLDWQLPSHSGAYTLQIEVQPKSHHRAHYETEGSRGAVKAHSSGHPVVQLYGYMETEPLTLQLFIGTADDRLLRPHAFYQVHRITGKTVSTASHEVLQSNTKMLEIPLLPENNMRAIIDCAGILKLRNSDIELRKGETDIGRKNTCVRMVFRVHISQPNGSTVSLQTASSPIECSQRSAQELPLLEKHSLDCCPSSGGRTILLRGHNFLPVSKVMFVEKAQDGHHLWETEAKVDKDSFTSTSLVVEVPPYRHQQISGPVQVSFYVCNGKRKRSQYQCFTYLPCGVNEIIRNDLSSISAPSHT